A DNA window from Thalassospiraceae bacterium LMO-JJ14 contains the following coding sequences:
- the purD gene encoding phosphoribosylamine--glycine ligase, whose translation MKVLLVGGGGREHALAWAMSKSPKLTKLYAAPGNAGIADCAECLAIGAEDLNAICAAVQELEIEFVVVGPEAPLVAGLADRIEAMGVPVFGPSAAAAEIEGSKGMMKDLLAKYGIPTADYQRFDEPDAAKEYIRIKNHPVVVKADGLAAGKGVILSHTINEAYAAVDQIMIEEAFGDAGTEIVIEEFLVGEEASFFALCDGTRAIALAGAQDHKQVHDGDHGPNTGGMGAYTPAPVLDDAMQKRIMDEIITPTVEAMAKEGKPYKGVLFAGLMIGADGPKVIEFNARFGDPECQPIMARLKSDALEMLLAAARGELDKIKLDWDPRAALTVVMAAEGYPGQYTKGSEIKGVADADALDGVTVFHAGTVLGDDGALLANGGRVLGVTALGKTVEDAQKLAYRAVDAIDWPKGFCRRDIGWRAVGR comes from the coding sequence ATGAAGGTTTTACTTGTTGGTGGCGGCGGACGCGAACACGCCCTTGCATGGGCCATGTCGAAATCGCCCAAACTGACGAAGCTATATGCCGCACCCGGCAATGCCGGCATCGCCGATTGTGCCGAGTGTCTGGCGATCGGCGCCGAAGACCTGAACGCCATATGCGCCGCTGTTCAAGAGCTTGAAATCGAATTCGTCGTGGTCGGCCCGGAAGCCCCCCTGGTTGCAGGCCTTGCCGACAGGATCGAAGCGATGGGCGTCCCCGTGTTCGGGCCGTCCGCGGCGGCGGCCGAGATCGAAGGCTCGAAGGGGATGATGAAGGACCTGCTCGCCAAGTACGGCATCCCGACCGCCGATTACCAGCGTTTCGACGAACCGGACGCCGCCAAGGAATATATCCGCATCAAGAATCATCCGGTCGTCGTCAAAGCCGACGGACTGGCCGCCGGCAAGGGCGTGATCCTCAGCCACACGATTAACGAGGCCTATGCCGCCGTCGATCAGATCATGATCGAGGAAGCGTTCGGCGATGCCGGGACCGAAATCGTCATCGAGGAATTCCTGGTCGGCGAGGAAGCGAGTTTCTTCGCGCTTTGCGACGGCACCCGCGCCATTGCGCTCGCCGGCGCACAGGACCACAAACAGGTCCACGACGGCGACCACGGCCCCAACACCGGGGGCATGGGCGCCTATACCCCGGCGCCGGTTCTCGACGACGCCATGCAAAAGCGCATCATGGACGAAATTATCACGCCGACCGTCGAAGCCATGGCCAAGGAAGGCAAACCCTACAAGGGCGTATTGTTCGCCGGGCTGATGATCGGCGCCGACGGACCCAAGGTCATCGAGTTCAACGCCCGCTTCGGCGACCCGGAATGCCAGCCGATCATGGCGCGGCTCAAATCCGATGCGCTGGAGATGCTGCTCGCCGCCGCCAGGGGGGAGCTGGATAAAATTAAACTCGACTGGGACCCGCGCGCGGCGCTGACCGTGGTGATGGCGGCGGAGGGATATCCCGGCCAATACACCAAGGGGAGCGAAATCAAGGGCGTCGCGGATGCCGATGCGCTTGACGGCGTCACCGTGTTTCATGCCGGCACGGTGCTGGGCGACGACGGTGCCCTGCTGGCCAACGGCGGGCGCGTGCTCGGTGTCACGGCGCTCGGCAAGACGGTCGAGGACGCGCAGAAACTTGCCTATCGGGCGGTCGACGCCATCGACTGGCCGAAGGGGTTCTGCAGGCGGGATATCGGCTGGCGGGCCGTGGGACGATAA
- a CDS encoding DUF1244 domain-containing protein: MDEKTLTEIQADAFRGLIKHLQKRTDAQNIDIMNTAGFCRNCLSKWLVAAAEARGVDMSSDEAREMVYGMPYDVYKDKYQEPATDEQKARFEETRPLHAEISGHN, translated from the coding sequence ATGGACGAAAAGACGCTTACTGAAATTCAGGCGGATGCGTTTCGCGGGCTGATCAAGCACCTACAGAAACGCACCGACGCACAGAACATCGACATCATGAACACGGCCGGGTTCTGCCGGAACTGCCTGTCGAAATGGCTGGTCGCCGCCGCCGAAGCGCGCGGTGTGGACATGTCATCGGACGAAGCGCGTGAAATGGTCTATGGCATGCCCTACGACGTCTATAAGGACAAATATCAAGAGCCCGCAACCGACGAACAGAAAGCCAGGTTCGAAGAAACCAGGCCGCTGCACGCCGAAATTTCCGGCCACAACTGA
- a CDS encoding DUF6352 family protein, translating into MQNLPPPMAARQPNFWQNSGFSLLKRDAHGHLTVTDDFLRAYLARPEIAPVEESCDKERALHAELLDNPKRPVSEGDIAALEDPDGRDNYRVLIDFRDRLIDAGTVEGCYLNLFRDGDVRTAPLFLDQMAQVITRAVLQGTDDPFRARAGELLFREQTVTVHDGAILAGDLQTVEMLAQTGGMGAIGELLVEGGIKTRQVELDVMVEENAHKYWQRDERHDMVIDLSFTRPGLDALCRVMEGWISHFTGAEVSIQPVQKITDEKWVWHIGLDTDSSAILNDLYDGNDVDEERMERLLTLFRMDFKDPSLMAPDIAGRPVYMGLAMNEKKRLRLKPQNLLVNLPLAPES; encoded by the coding sequence ATGCAAAACCTTCCCCCGCCGATGGCGGCGCGCCAGCCGAACTTCTGGCAGAACAGCGGTTTTTCGCTTTTGAAGCGCGATGCGCACGGCCACCTGACGGTCACCGACGATTTCCTGCGCGCCTATCTGGCGCGTCCCGAAATCGCCCCGGTCGAGGAATCCTGCGACAAGGAACGCGCACTTCACGCCGAACTTCTGGACAACCCGAAACGCCCGGTCAGCGAAGGCGACATTGCCGCGCTCGAAGACCCGGACGGGCGCGACAATTACCGTGTGCTGATCGATTTCCGCGACCGGCTGATCGATGCGGGGACCGTCGAAGGCTGCTATCTCAATTTGTTCAGGGACGGCGATGTGCGGACCGCGCCGCTGTTTCTCGATCAGATGGCGCAGGTCATCACCCGCGCCGTCCTGCAGGGCACCGACGATCCGTTCCGCGCGCGCGCCGGGGAGCTTCTGTTCCGCGAGCAGACCGTCACCGTCCACGACGGTGCGATCCTTGCCGGCGATCTTCAGACCGTCGAAATGCTGGCGCAGACCGGCGGCATGGGCGCCATCGGCGAACTTCTGGTCGAAGGCGGCATCAAGACCCGCCAGGTCGAGCTTGACGTGATGGTGGAAGAAAACGCCCACAAATACTGGCAGCGCGACGAACGCCACGACATGGTCATTGATCTTTCCTTCACGCGCCCGGGCCTGGACGCGCTTTGCCGCGTGATGGAAGGGTGGATTTCGCACTTCACCGGCGCCGAAGTGTCGATCCAGCCGGTGCAGAAAATCACCGACGAGAAATGGGTTTGGCATATCGGCCTGGATACGGATTCCAGCGCCATCCTCAACGATCTTTATGACGGCAACGATGTCGACGAGGAGCGCATGGAGCGGCTGCTGACCCTGTTCCGCATGGACTTCAAGGACCCGAGCCTGATGGCCCCGGACATCGCCGGGCGGCCCGTCTACATGGGCCTCGCCATGAACGAGAAGAAACGCCTGCGCCTGAAACCGCAGAACCTGCTGGTCAATCTTCCTTTAGCGCCGGAATCCTGA
- a CDS encoding nucleoside deaminase, whose translation MSGTDSEMMAIAMDEANKAAGRGEVPVGAVLVSADGRVLAQAGNRVEADADPTAHAEMLVIREAARATGSPRLGDCDLFVTLEPCAMCAQAMSLARIRRLVFAAYDPKGGGVEHGARVFSHPTCHHSPEVVGGLMESDASAMLKDFFRERR comes from the coding sequence ATGAGTGGAACGGACAGCGAAATGATGGCCATCGCCATGGACGAGGCGAACAAGGCCGCCGGGCGGGGCGAGGTGCCGGTCGGCGCCGTGCTGGTGTCGGCCGACGGCCGGGTCCTGGCACAGGCCGGGAACCGGGTCGAGGCGGACGCGGACCCGACCGCGCACGCGGAAATGCTGGTGATCCGCGAAGCCGCCCGCGCCACAGGCTCGCCGCGCCTCGGCGATTGCGATCTGTTCGTCACGCTTGAGCCCTGCGCCATGTGCGCGCAGGCGATGTCGCTGGCGCGTATCCGCCGGCTCGTGTTCGCGGCGTACGATCCGAAAGGCGGCGGCGTCGAGCACGGCGCGCGCGTCTTTTCGCATCCGACCTGCCATCACAGCCCGGAGGTTGTCGGCGGCCTGATGGAAAGCGATGCGTCGGCGATGCTGAAGGATTTTTTCAGGGAACGGCGGTAA
- a CDS encoding pseudouridine synthase produces the protein MAKKQQTASTGERIAKVMARAGLCSRREAERWIEEGRVEVNGQKLTTPACVVGETDTIVVDGKTLPTKEPTRLWRYNKPAGLVTSHKDPQGRPTVFAALPAHLPRVISVGRLDFNSEGLLLLTNDGELARKLELPETGWTRRYRIRVHGNADTKQLLSLGHGVTVDGVKYGPVTANFDSRTGANAWMTVTLKEGKNREVRKVMEHIGLTVNRLIRTAYGPFQIGHLPQGEVEEIRPKALREQVGMLLK, from the coding sequence ATGGCAAAGAAACAACAAACCGCTTCCACCGGCGAACGCATCGCCAAGGTCATGGCCCGTGCCGGGTTGTGTTCCAGGCGCGAGGCCGAACGCTGGATCGAGGAAGGCCGGGTCGAGGTCAACGGTCAGAAACTGACGACCCCGGCCTGCGTCGTCGGCGAAACCGATACCATCGTCGTCGACGGCAAGACGCTGCCCACCAAGGAACCGACGCGGCTGTGGCGCTACAACAAGCCCGCCGGTCTCGTCACCTCGCACAAGGACCCGCAGGGCCGCCCCACCGTCTTCGCCGCGCTGCCTGCGCATCTGCCCAGGGTGATTTCCGTCGGCCGGCTCGATTTCAACTCGGAAGGGCTTTTGCTTTTGACCAACGACGGCGAGCTGGCGCGCAAGCTCGAGCTGCCGGAAACCGGCTGGACGCGGCGTTATCGCATTCGCGTGCACGGCAATGCCGACACCAAGCAACTGCTGTCGCTGGGTCACGGGGTCACCGTCGACGGCGTCAAGTACGGGCCGGTAACCGCCAATTTCGATTCCCGCACCGGCGCCAACGCATGGATGACGGTGACGCTCAAGGAAGGCAAGAACCGTGAAGTGCGCAAGGTCATGGAGCACATCGGGCTGACCGTGAACCGGCTGATCCGCACCGCCTATGGTCCGTTCCAGATCGGCCATCTGCCACAGGGCGAGGTCGAGGAAATCCGGCCCAAGGCGCTGCGTGAACAGGTCGGCATGCTGCTGAAATGA
- the rsmD gene encoding 16S rRNA (guanine(966)-N(2))-methyltransferase RsmD: MRIVGGKFKGRRLLAPEGRDIRPTSDRARESIFNIIEHAAFAPDIEGGSAIDVFAGTGAMGLEAMSRGAEPVTFVDIDDMARACVLKNAGTMGQGRNVTVLRLDATKMPPPPRIAACPARFAFLDAPYDQDISGPTLLSLLARGWVGAGSLCVVETPSDTAFEAPRGYALEDQRKYGRAMVSFLSVD, encoded by the coding sequence ATGAGAATAGTCGGGGGAAAGTTCAAGGGCCGCCGTCTGCTCGCGCCGGAAGGCCGCGATATCCGCCCGACGTCCGACCGGGCGCGCGAAAGCATCTTCAACATCATCGAACACGCCGCGTTCGCGCCGGACATCGAAGGCGGCTCGGCGATCGACGTCTTCGCCGGCACCGGTGCCATGGGCCTTGAAGCCATGAGCCGGGGCGCCGAGCCGGTCACCTTCGTCGACATCGACGACATGGCCAGGGCATGCGTGCTGAAGAACGCCGGCACCATGGGACAGGGCCGCAACGTCACCGTGCTGCGCCTCGATGCCACGAAAATGCCGCCGCCGCCCCGCATCGCGGCGTGCCCGGCGCGTTTCGCGTTTCTGGATGCGCCGTACGATCAGGATATTTCGGGGCCGACGCTGCTGTCGTTGCTGGCGCGCGGTTGGGTCGGCGCAGGCAGCCTGTGCGTCGTCGAAACGCCGTCCGACACCGCATTCGAAGCGCCGCGCGGCTACGCTCTGGAAGATCAGCGCAAATACGGCCGCGCCATGGTCAGTTTTCTGTCCGTCGACTAG
- the mutL gene encoding DNA mismatch repair endonuclease MutL, which produces MTIRRLPETLVNQIAAGEVVERPASAVKELVENAIDAGATRIDVAARDGGQTSITVSDDGRGMTSDELLLAVERHATSKLPDEDLTMISTLGFRGEALPSIGAVSRLTITSRTADADGAWSLAIEGGRIRPPEPAALSQGTRIDVRDLFYATPARLKFLKTPRTEQSRINEVMQRLAMAHPEIGFTLNDGNRDVMKLLPETGDLFDARLERLGAIMGRDFRENAFAIDAEREGYRLTGYAGVPTLNRGNAQMQFLFVNGRPVRDKLLLGAVRGAYREFLASDRHPLLALFLEIPPRHVDVNVHPAKTEVRFRDAGMVRGLIVGALRHGLAEAGHRASTTVADSALGAFKPGGLPPGRGSPGGSGGSYAYRPDTPSAGLADRTRDFYRPLDGLDAAPSARMEAETDSAQDVPGDHPLGVARAQLHQTYIVAQTADGIVVVDQHAAHERLTQEKIKTAMAGGEVPRQMLLIPEVVEMDESACERVLARADELAEMGLAIEPFGTGAVAVREVPAILGETNVQGLIRDLADDLAEFDGAIALEKSIDEVCATMACHGSIRAGRRLTAEEMNALLREMEATPHSGQCSHGRPTYVELKLADIEKLFGRR; this is translated from the coding sequence ATGACGATCCGCCGGCTGCCCGAGACGCTGGTCAACCAGATCGCCGCCGGCGAGGTGGTGGAACGGCCGGCCTCGGCGGTCAAGGAACTGGTGGAAAACGCCATCGATGCCGGGGCCACGCGCATCGACGTTGCGGCCCGCGACGGGGGGCAGACGTCGATTACGGTGAGCGACGACGGGCGCGGCATGACATCGGATGAACTGCTGTTGGCGGTCGAACGGCATGCCACCTCGAAGCTGCCCGATGAAGATCTGACGATGATCTCGACGCTGGGTTTTCGCGGCGAAGCGCTGCCGTCGATCGGCGCCGTCAGCCGCTTGACGATTACCAGCCGCACCGCGGACGCGGACGGGGCGTGGTCGCTGGCCATCGAAGGCGGCCGCATCCGCCCGCCGGAACCCGCGGCGCTGTCGCAGGGCACGCGGATCGATGTCCGCGATCTGTTTTATGCGACCCCGGCGCGGCTCAAGTTCCTGAAAACACCGCGTACCGAACAGTCGCGTATCAATGAGGTCATGCAGCGCCTTGCCATGGCGCATCCGGAAATCGGCTTTACGCTGAACGACGGCAACCGCGACGTGATGAAGCTGCTGCCGGAAACCGGCGATCTGTTCGATGCCCGCCTTGAGCGGCTGGGCGCGATCATGGGCCGGGATTTCCGCGAGAACGCCTTCGCCATCGATGCCGAACGGGAAGGCTACCGGCTCACCGGGTATGCCGGCGTGCCGACGCTGAACCGGGGCAATGCGCAGATGCAGTTTCTGTTCGTCAACGGCCGCCCGGTCCGCGACAAGCTTCTGCTCGGCGCGGTCAGGGGGGCGTACCGGGAATTTCTGGCGTCCGACCGGCATCCGTTGCTGGCGCTGTTTCTGGAAATCCCGCCCAGGCACGTCGACGTCAACGTGCACCCGGCGAAGACCGAGGTCCGGTTTCGCGATGCCGGTATGGTCCGGGGCCTGATCGTCGGTGCACTTCGTCACGGTCTGGCGGAAGCCGGTCACCGCGCGTCGACGACGGTCGCGGACAGTGCGCTGGGCGCGTTCAAGCCGGGCGGATTGCCGCCGGGCCGGGGAAGCCCTGGCGGCAGCGGTGGCAGCTATGCCTACCGGCCCGACACCCCGTCCGCCGGGCTTGCGGACAGGACCCGGGATTTTTATCGCCCGCTCGACGGTCTGGATGCCGCCCCGTCGGCGCGCATGGAAGCGGAAACGGATAGCGCTCAAGACGTGCCGGGCGATCACCCGCTTGGGGTCGCGCGCGCGCAGCTTCACCAGACCTACATCGTCGCGCAGACGGCGGACGGCATCGTCGTCGTCGATCAGCACGCGGCGCACGAACGCCTGACCCAGGAAAAGATCAAGACGGCCATGGCCGGGGGCGAGGTGCCGCGGCAGATGCTGTTGATCCCGGAAGTGGTGGAAATGGACGAAAGTGCCTGCGAACGGGTGCTGGCCAGGGCCGATGAGCTGGCCGAGATGGGGCTCGCCATCGAGCCGTTCGGCACCGGCGCCGTTGCCGTCCGTGAAGTGCCGGCCATTCTTGGCGAAACCAACGTGCAGGGGCTGATCCGCGATCTCGCCGACGATCTGGCCGAATTCGACGGCGCCATCGCGCTCGAAAAAAGCATCGACGAGGTCTGCGCCACGATGGCCTGCCACGGCTCGATCCGCGCCGGCCGGCGGCTGACGGCGGAAGAAATGAATGCGTTGCTCCGCGAGATGGAAGCGACGCCCCATTCCGGCCAGTGCAGCCACGGCCGCCCGACCTATGTCGAGCTGAAGCTCGCCGACATCGAAAAACTGTTCGGCAGGCGCTAA
- the pgi gene encoding glucose-6-phosphate isomerase has translation MSLISETAVWQTLLHAREQMRGTSLVDLFAADARRAETHALDLGDLYVDFSRQLVSDEALVGLKGLAESACVGDFLERMAAGGIVNISEGRAALHTAVRGTGGEASVRDACREIDAQLQTFVQGVHDGTIVSASGAPYRSVVAIGIGGSELGPVLALDALRDSLGMKLDVRVCGNIDGTAFKRAFEAFDPAETLVLVISKSFTTMETQANAERAQAWMQKGVGERWAENFAAVSANLAEVEKFGISKARTFPMWDWVGGRYSLCSAVGLPVALAFGWEAFQEIRAGAAEMDRHVLSAPVSENAPLMMALLTVWNASFMGFAAEACVPYDTRLQRLVGHLQQLEMESNGKRVTQGGVAVDYNTQPVVFGSIGVNAQHAFFQQLHQGMTPTPVDILLPARSAAGDEPLHDLLISGALAQANALAFGRENVAEPHRHYPGNRPSTLIVYNDLTPRILGKLIALYEHKTVCAGALWGINPFDQWGVELGKALSDSILHVLDEIDSAPSSLVPLLGVLRRMRLP, from the coding sequence ATGTCACTGATTTCCGAAACCGCCGTCTGGCAAACCCTCCTGCACGCACGCGAGCAGATGCGGGGAACGTCGCTCGTGGATCTGTTCGCGGCCGATGCCCGCCGCGCGGAAACGCATGCCCTGGATCTGGGCGATTTGTATGTCGATTTCTCGCGCCAGCTGGTATCGGACGAGGCGCTTGTCGGGCTCAAGGGGCTGGCCGAAAGCGCCTGCGTCGGTGACTTTCTCGAACGCATGGCGGCCGGGGGGATCGTCAATATCAGCGAAGGCCGCGCCGCGCTGCATACCGCGGTGCGCGGGACCGGCGGCGAAGCGTCCGTGCGCGATGCATGCCGGGAAATCGATGCGCAGTTGCAGACGTTCGTTCAGGGCGTTCACGACGGCACCATTGTTTCCGCGTCGGGGGCGCCTTACCGGTCCGTTGTCGCCATCGGCATCGGCGGTTCCGAACTGGGGCCGGTACTGGCCCTCGATGCGCTTCGCGACAGTCTTGGTATGAAGCTGGATGTCCGGGTCTGCGGCAACATCGACGGCACGGCTTTCAAGCGCGCGTTCGAGGCGTTCGATCCGGCCGAGACACTGGTCCTGGTGATCTCCAAATCCTTCACGACCATGGAAACGCAGGCCAACGCCGAGCGCGCGCAGGCCTGGATGCAAAAGGGGGTCGGCGAGCGCTGGGCGGAAAACTTTGCCGCCGTCAGCGCCAATCTCGCCGAAGTGGAAAAATTCGGTATTTCAAAAGCGCGCACCTTCCCCATGTGGGACTGGGTCGGCGGGCGCTATTCGCTGTGTTCCGCCGTCGGCCTGCCGGTCGCCCTGGCCTTCGGTTGGGAGGCGTTTCAGGAGATCCGCGCCGGCGCCGCTGAAATGGACCGCCACGTGCTGAGCGCGCCGGTGTCCGAAAACGCGCCTTTGATGATGGCCCTGCTGACGGTCTGGAATGCCAGCTTCATGGGGTTCGCGGCAGAGGCCTGTGTGCCGTACGATACGCGCTTGCAGCGCCTCGTCGGACACCTGCAGCAGCTTGAGATGGAAAGTAACGGCAAGCGTGTGACCCAGGGCGGCGTTGCGGTCGATTACAACACGCAGCCGGTTGTCTTCGGCAGCATCGGGGTCAATGCGCAGCACGCATTTTTTCAACAGCTGCACCAGGGCATGACGCCGACGCCGGTGGATATTCTGTTGCCGGCGCGATCCGCGGCGGGCGACGAGCCGCTGCACGATCTGCTGATTTCCGGCGCCCTTGCGCAGGCCAATGCCCTGGCGTTCGGGCGTGAAAACGTGGCCGAGCCGCACCGCCATTATCCGGGCAACCGGCCGTCGACGCTGATCGTCTATAACGACCTGACACCGCGTATTCTCGGCAAGCTGATTGCGCTTTATGAGCACAAGACCGTGTGCGCCGGGGCGCTCTGGGGCATCAATCCGTTCGATCAGTGGGGCGTCGAGCTCGGCAAGGCGCTGAGCGACAGCATCCTGCATGTGCTGGACGAGATCGACAGCGCGCCCTCGTCGCTGGTCCCGCTGTTGGGTGTTTTGCGCAGGATGCGCCTGCCATGA
- a CDS encoding pitrilysin family protein, with the protein MKRIFTRFSALIATACVVVLLASAPARAVEVERVVSAGGIEAWLIRDPSNPITTMKLSFRGGTALDPDGKGGLANFVASTLDEGAGDMDSAAFQEALDERSISLRFSAGRDTFRGSLKTLNKYRDDAFEYLRLALNEPRFDAEPLTRMRAQILSGIKQQNEDPGNLASRAIFETAFEGHPYARDNDGTAESVSAITPEDMRRFVRQRLAKNNLLIGVVGDIDAETLKGYLDRAFGSLPEKASPWQVEKITPKLSGSVKVIDVDVPQSSIQFAQPGILRNDPDFYTAYVLNYVIGGGGFVSRLYEEVREKRGLAYSVYTYLMPLDAAGAVMGGAGTANARVAETVATVREVWKRFAAEGPTAAELKDAKTYLTGAFPMRFTSSSAIAGMLVGMQEEGLGIDYIDKRNGYIEAVTLEDARRVAQRLYQPDKLTFAIAGKPEGISSVN; encoded by the coding sequence ATGAAACGGATATTCACCCGCTTCTCCGCCCTGATCGCCACCGCCTGCGTTGTTGTTCTGCTGGCGTCTGCACCGGCCCGGGCGGTCGAGGTCGAGCGGGTGGTCTCCGCGGGCGGCATCGAGGCCTGGCTGATCCGCGATCCCTCCAACCCGATCACGACCATGAAACTGTCGTTCAGGGGCGGCACCGCGCTTGATCCGGACGGCAAGGGCGGGCTTGCCAATTTCGTCGCATCGACGCTGGACGAGGGCGCGGGCGATATGGACAGCGCAGCCTTTCAAGAGGCGCTCGACGAACGGTCGATCTCGCTCCGCTTCAGTGCCGGGCGCGATACCTTTCGCGGCTCGCTCAAGACCTTGAACAAATACCGCGACGATGCGTTCGAATATCTGCGCCTGGCCCTCAACGAGCCGCGTTTCGATGCCGAGCCGCTGACGCGGATGCGTGCGCAGATCCTGTCCGGCATCAAGCAGCAGAATGAAGATCCCGGAAATCTGGCGAGCCGGGCGATTTTCGAGACCGCCTTCGAGGGCCATCCCTATGCGCGCGACAATGACGGCACCGCCGAAAGCGTCAGCGCCATTACGCCCGAAGACATGCGCCGCTTCGTTCGCCAGCGTCTGGCAAAAAACAATCTTTTGATCGGCGTCGTCGGCGACATCGATGCGGAGACGCTGAAGGGCTATCTGGACCGTGCATTCGGATCGCTGCCGGAAAAAGCATCGCCCTGGCAGGTTGAAAAAATAACCCCCAAGCTGAGCGGCAGCGTCAAGGTGATCGATGTCGATGTGCCGCAAAGCTCGATCCAGTTCGCGCAGCCCGGCATTCTCAGGAACGATCCGGATTTTTACACCGCCTATGTGCTGAACTACGTCATTGGCGGTGGCGGGTTCGTGTCGCGGTTATACGAGGAAGTCCGTGAAAAGCGCGGTCTTGCCTACTCCGTTTATACCTATCTGATGCCGCTCGATGCGGCCGGCGCCGTCATGGGCGGGGCCGGGACCGCCAATGCCCGCGTTGCCGAGACGGTCGCGACGGTGCGCGAGGTCTGGAAACGGTTTGCCGCCGAAGGGCCGACGGCGGCAGAGCTGAAAGACGCCAAAACGTATCTCACCGGGGCCTTCCCGATGCGCTTTACCTCGTCGTCGGCGATTGCCGGGATGCTTGTGGGGATGCAGGAAGAGGGCCTCGGCATCGATTATATCGACAAGCGCAACGGCTATATCGAAGCGGTGACGCTGGAAGACGCCAGGCGGGTGGCACAGCGCCTGTATCAGCCGGATAAACTGACCTTCGCGATCGCCGGGAAACCGGAAGGTATTTCCTCCGTCAACTGA
- a CDS encoding pitrilysin family protein — protein sequence MAVLCVFLPTRGWSQIFDPDTFTLKNGMQVVVISNHRAPVVRHMVWYKVGAADEAPGETGIAHLLEHLMFKGTKNFGPGVFSAQVARNGGQENAFTSYDYTAYFQTIARDRLEMVMRMEADRMTNLLISEAQVAPERNVVLEERRSRTDNNPSAQLREQVSAALYLNYPYRRPIIGWEHEIRALDVDRILAFYKRYYAPNNAVLVVEGDVTAQELKPLAEKYYGAIPRGPDIVRERTTEPPARADRQVTLASERVTQPSWSRRYLAPSYRYGASEHAYALQVLAEIIGGGPSSRLHRKLVMEDAIALSAGAFYDADDLGPAAFGFYAQPKPGVDMAKIDSAVMMEVERVLQTGVTKPEVDGALERMRNNAVFAKDDFGTAARIFGAALTSGGSVEEVEDWLQRIGNVTAEDVAAAARYVLQGKHSVTAELLSKPQS from the coding sequence GTGGCGGTTCTCTGCGTTTTCCTGCCGACGCGCGGCTGGTCGCAGATTTTCGATCCCGACACATTCACCCTCAAGAACGGCATGCAGGTCGTGGTGATCTCCAATCACCGCGCGCCCGTTGTCCGCCACATGGTCTGGTACAAGGTCGGCGCCGCCGACGAAGCCCCGGGTGAAACCGGCATCGCACACTTGCTGGAACACCTGATGTTCAAGGGAACCAAGAACTTCGGCCCGGGTGTGTTCTCGGCGCAGGTGGCCCGCAACGGCGGCCAGGAAAACGCCTTCACATCCTATGACTACACGGCCTATTTCCAGACCATCGCCCGCGACCGGCTGGAGATGGTGATGCGCATGGAAGCCGACCGCATGACCAATCTGTTGATCAGCGAGGCGCAGGTCGCGCCGGAACGGAACGTGGTGCTCGAAGAGCGCCGCTCCAGAACCGACAACAACCCGAGCGCGCAGTTGCGCGAACAGGTCAGCGCGGCGCTGTATCTGAATTATCCGTACCGCCGGCCGATCATCGGTTGGGAACACGAAATCCGCGCCCTGGATGTCGATCGCATCCTCGCTTTCTATAAACGTTACTACGCACCCAATAACGCCGTCCTCGTCGTCGAGGGCGATGTCACCGCCCAGGAACTGAAACCCTTGGCGGAAAAGTATTACGGCGCCATTCCGCGCGGCCCGGACATCGTCCGCGAGCGGACCACGGAACCGCCGGCGCGTGCCGACCGTCAGGTCACCCTGGCCAGCGAACGGGTCACGCAGCCAAGCTGGTCCAGGCGTTATCTGGCGCCGAGCTACCGCTATGGCGCGTCCGAGCACGCCTATGCCCTGCAGGTGCTGGCGGAAATTATCGGCGGCGGCCCGTCGAGCCGGCTGCACAGGAAACTGGTCATGGAAGACGCCATCGCGCTTTCCGCCGGGGCGTTTTATGACGCGGACGACCTGGGGCCGGCTGCGTTCGGGTTCTATGCCCAGCCGAAACCGGGCGTCGACATGGCAAAGATCGACAGCGCCGTGATGATGGAAGTCGAGCGGGTTTTACAAACCGGCGTCACCAAGCCCGAAGTCGACGGCGCGCTCGAGCGGATGCGCAACAATGCCGTTTTCGCGAAAGACGATTTCGGCACCGCGGCGCGGATCTTCGGCGCGGCGCTGACCAGCGGTGGCAGTGTCGAGGAAGTCGAAGACTGGTTGCAGCGCATCGGCAACGTCACGGCCGAGGATGTCGCGGCGGCGGCCCGCTATGTCCTGCAGGGCAAGCATTCCGTGACCGCGGAACTGCTTTCGAAACCGCAAAGCTGA